In Sulfitobacter pacificus, the sequence CATGATATGGGCAAGCGCCGAACTGCGCAGGGGCTGGTGATCAATCTCCGCTCCCATCTGCCTCATAGCGGTGGAAAGATCGGGATCGGAGACGGTAAGAACTGGGTTTGGTGGGGTTAGCTTGGCCATGGGGTTTGTCCTTTGGATCAGGGTCTGAGTTCCAAAGGACAAAAAGCCCCCTCTACACTTTCGAGGCGCAGAGGGGGCGCATGTTTATTAGCGAGTGGCCAGCGTTCTGGTCATGGCCATAACTGCGCGGCATGAAGAATGCGCAGAATGGTCACTATCTCCGGGCTTTCGGCATACACCACGATGTAGTTCGGACGGACGACCATTTCCCGGGTGCCTTCGACACGGCCTATCCGGTACATTTGAGGATGCTCTGGCAGCCGAGACGTCTTTTGCTCGATCTCGTCTTTGAGAGACTGTGCGGCGTCGGGGTTGTCGTCGGAAATGTAGTCAATGATTGCCAACAGATCGGCGATGGCCGTGGCTTTCCATTCAAGATCGGGCCCATCAAGATTTGGCAAGGCGCTTCCCGTCAATCAATGCTTGGGCGTCTTGCATCGCCTTGGCATGGGGCGTTGTGGGGCTTGGATCGTCCAGCGCTTCCTGTACCTTCGCCCGGAACCAGGCGTCATAGGCATCTGGATCAGCGGTCAATCCGGCAGGCAACCCGCCTTCCGCAGCCACACGGGTCAGAAGGATGCGCACCGCATCGGAGAGCGTCAGACCAACGCCGGCAAGTGCATCCGAGGCTTGCGCTTTCAGCTGATCGTCAACACGGACATGAAGCATGGATGTTTGGGCAGGCATGGATGGTCCTCCTATCGCTCGCATTGATGTATCTCATTTGAGATACGATTTCAAGTTGGCAGCATGTGCGCGCAGTCCTTTGTTACTGACTAAGCGCAAAACTCAGCCACCCTGCCCCGCCAGAAACTCCGCCAGCACAGGACTGGCCGCGCCCTTTGCGGAGCTGAGCAGCTCCGAGCCCGCAAGCGAGGCCTTTGAGAGCCGTACGAGCCCGCCGGTTCCCTCGATGCGGTAGCAGCGGCGTTTTTGCCGCCCACGCCTGTAGTGGGTCGCAATGACGATCTGGCAGGTGCTGCCATCGGTGAGCGTCACCGGTGTTGCGAGCTTGATCTTGTCGCCTTCCTCGTAGTCCGGAATCGACGCCCAATCCCGGCAGCGCTGGCGCCAGGCATGCGCGTAGCTGTCCGGGTCTTTCAGGTCGGAGAGAAGCTCGATCAGCCCAAGGGGAGCACGAGACTCGTTCGGGCCAGCGCTTTCCTCCATGTCCTTGTAGCCCCAGCAGCCGTCGTCGTATCGGGTGAGGAATACGGCACCGAAGGTGACGGAGCCGTCAGGGTCTGTGACATAGGTCGCATCTTCAACCGGAGATCCGTGGAGGTTTGTGACCCTCGCTGCCGCATACCAGGTCGAACCCACCTTGCAGGCCTTGAGCAGTTCTGTCTTTCGGATGTCGGTCTCGAAGGTACAGAGCCGTGTAATTTCCGCCTTCTCATCCGCGTAGGATTTGATGCGGCGATCAGTGTAGAAGAGCCATCCCACTATGCCGCCCTCCGATCGTCGATCTCCATGAGCGCATCGAGCGGCACGCGGTAGGGCTGCATGGCGTCGAAATCCTCACAATTGCCGCAGTTCTGGACGATCGCGAAGGTGTCGCAGGCATCCTTGAGGATCACCCGGAAAGTGCCGCCCAGGCCGGAGGGCACATCATACGTCCCGCCGATGAGATAGTCCGAGGCCCGGCGCACGAAGACGCGGATGCTGTGGCCATCGGTGGCGAGCCGGATCGTGCCCTGCCCCCGGTCGATGAGCGCTTGCACATCGTCCAGGATGTCTGTGTAGAACTGACCGGTCAGGTCACGAAACGCCATACGGCGCTGCGCCATCCAGTCGTTGTCCCGAAACGGGTTCATGCCATCGGCGAAGGCGAAGGAGGGATCCGCCTGCTCGGTCGTGACGATGCGGGTTGTTGTGCCATCAATGCCGTTCGAGCGCAGATGCACGCCATTGCCGACGATCAGGATCAGGGCGGGCTTGTCCACCGGCCCGTTCCAGTTGGGCAAGAAGGTCTTGCAGGCGCGCGCAAGGGCGATCTGCGCCGCGACAGCGGACGCGGAGAACTTGAGAATAGCCATGGGGATGTCTTTCTGTTCGGTGTGGGAAAGGGTCGACCCGCGCAAGGCTCAAACACCGCGCGGGTCGAGAGGGTCGCTCAGGCCGCTTTCGCGACGTCGCTGTCTGGCTCCGAGGTTTCCATCGTGGACGCGTCGTTCAGCTCGATCCCGGCGGTCTGCATCATCGGCGGGCACCAGGCGGCCACGGCAGCGCGCTGCGCGTCCGTGAGCGTGGCGAAGGGTTCGGCGAAGAGCTTGTCGCAAAAGGCGACGATCTCCTTCTTGCTCGACGAGGCCAGCGTCACCGCCTCCTGGGCAAGGCCCAGATCCTCGCCCAGAATTTTGAGGAGCCAGGCCTTCTTGAAGCGGTTGAACAGAGCCGCGTTCGGCGTCCAATGCGCGCGGATGTCGGGCATGATCTCGATCTCGAAGTCATGCATAAGGCTGTCGCGCTGGCGATCCCGCGCAAAGCAGGACTGCGTGGTGCTTGCTGTGGCATAGGCGACAAGCTTGGCCTTCTCGCCTGCCTCCAGCGCGCGGAACGCCGCGAACTGATCGGCCGGGGACCGGGCCTCATCGAGCCACGAGAGGTCAAGCGCATCATGCGCCGCGGCCACCTGCTCGAGCGACGTGCCGTCGATGTCGTCCATCTTGGCATGGCTGCGGTATTCCTTGCGGGCATCGACCTTGATCGTCTGCGTGACATTCATGCCGCTGCCCAGAACGTCGCTCACCAGCTTGAAGAGGGTCAGATCGAGCGTGGCCTCGGGGTGCAACGCCATCGCGGCGCCAAGGGCCATCGCACGTTCGGTCTTGAGATCCTCTGCCAGCGAAGCCGGATAGGTGATCTCGCTTGGGTCGGGCTCGTCCTTGCCGGTCTGGTTCCCGGAAGGGCTGCGAGACGCCTCTTGCTTGTCCTCAGGGCGCACGAGGCCCACATGCAGCGTCACCTGTCCACTCGACCACGACGCAATCACGCCTGCGCGGGCGAGGTCCTCGGTGGTGTAGGCCTCCTGCAGGTCGCGGGCTTCCTCTTCCAAGACGTCCACACGCTCGTAGAGGGCATTGTATGCACCGTCCTCGAGCCCCTCATCCTCCATCTCGAGCTGCAGTTTGTCGAGCTCGGCAGTGATCTCATCGATGCGCTTCTGGGCGGCCTCATCGGGCTCGATCGGGCCGGGATAGACGCGGCCGTAGTCGGCCATGGTCGCGTAATCATAGCGCACCATCGAGTCCGCCCAGGCAAAGCCCAGCCTCATACGGGCCTCCTCGGCGGCGGCAACGAGCTTCTCGAGCAGGATCGTCTCGACCAGCGCAGCATCCTCGAGCACCGAATGCTCCTCCAGCAGATCGGCCGCGATAGCGCCGCCGCGCGCTTGATATTCCTCGCGTACGAAGGCCCCGATATCGTCGCTGACCTGCACGCCGCGGGACTTGAGCGCCTGACGCACCGTATAAGCCTGCAGGTAGCTGTCTTCCTTGGTCAGCGCCTCGAAGACCTCACGTTGCACTTCCTGGCTTGGATGCTCGGCAAAGGCCTTCATCGTATCGAGCGTGATCACCTTGGCACGGG encodes:
- a CDS encoding type II toxin-antitoxin system RelE/ParE family toxin produces the protein MPNLDGPDLEWKATAIADLLAIIDYISDDNPDAAQSLKDEIEQKTSRLPEHPQMYRIGRVEGTREMVVRPNYIVVYAESPEIVTILRILHAAQLWP
- a CDS encoding type II toxin-antitoxin system RelB/DinJ family antitoxin, translated to MPAQTSMLHVRVDDQLKAQASDALAGVGLTLSDAVRILLTRVAAEGGLPAGLTADPDAYDAWFRAKVQEALDDPSPTTPHAKAMQDAQALIDGKRLAKS
- a CDS encoding DUF6927 domain-containing protein; its protein translation is MGWLFYTDRRIKSYADEKAEITRLCTFETDIRKTELLKACKVGSTWYAAARVTNLHGSPVEDATYVTDPDGSVTFGAVFLTRYDDGCWGYKDMEESAGPNESRAPLGLIELLSDLKDPDSYAHAWRQRCRDWASIPDYEEGDKIKLATPVTLTDGSTCQIVIATHYRRGRQKRRCYRIEGTGGLVRLSKASLAGSELLSSAKGAASPVLAEFLAGQGG
- a CDS encoding regulator, which produces MAILKFSASAVAAQIALARACKTFLPNWNGPVDKPALILIVGNGVHLRSNGIDGTTTRIVTTEQADPSFAFADGMNPFRDNDWMAQRRMAFRDLTGQFYTDILDDVQALIDRGQGTIRLATDGHSIRVFVRRASDYLIGGTYDVPSGLGGTFRVILKDACDTFAIVQNCGNCEDFDAMQPYRVPLDALMEIDDRRAA
- a CDS encoding ParB/RepB/Spo0J family partition protein, which gives rise to MTASFKPVSVAITDLTAHPANVRSNSPETYDPENIAHLKASIAVLGLLQPLLIQKIDGKHAVLAGGRRHAALKELVADKAAKGFTAKTKIDCRLVPEDCDVTTALSLAENITQAPMNAIDEFEAFARMMEVDGQTPETIAKTFGTTVSAVKGRLRYGFIHPDIRAAARAKVITLDTMKAFAEHPSQEVQREVFEALTKEDSYLQAYTVRQALKSRGVQVSDDIGAFVREEYQARGGAIAADLLEEHSVLEDAALVETILLEKLVAAAEEARMRLGFAWADSMVRYDYATMADYGRVYPGPIEPDEAAQKRIDEITAELDKLQLEMEDEGLEDGAYNALYERVDVLEEEARDLQEAYTTEDLARAGVIASWSSGQVTLHVGLVRPEDKQEASRSPSGNQTGKDEPDPSEITYPASLAEDLKTERAMALGAAMALHPEATLDLTLFKLVSDVLGSGMNVTQTIKVDARKEYRSHAKMDDIDGTSLEQVAAAHDALDLSWLDEARSPADQFAAFRALEAGEKAKLVAYATASTTQSCFARDRQRDSLMHDFEIEIMPDIRAHWTPNAALFNRFKKAWLLKILGEDLGLAQEAVTLASSSKKEIVAFCDKLFAEPFATLTDAQRAAVAAWCPPMMQTAGIELNDASTMETSEPDSDVAKAA